GGCGGCTTTGTGCTCGCCATGGCCATAATCACGACCTACACAAGCGCAAGCAGCTTCATAGGCGGGCCCGGCGTGGCCTACAAGGTCGGGCTGGGCTGGATCCTTCTCTCTATGATACAGGTCCCTACAGCGTTCCTTACTCTTGGTGTCCTCGGGACCCGTTTTGCCATAATTGCAAGACGGACCAAATCAGTTACTATAACGGACTTTCTTCGCGCGCGTTACCACAGCGATATCGTAGTTATATTCGCCTCGGTCGCGCTTCTTGTCTTTTTTATGGCTTCCATGCTCGCGCAGTTCATCGGCGGAGCCCGGCTCTTTGAGTCTGTTACCGGCTATTCTTATCAGACCGGGCTGCTCATATTCGGGCTCACTGTGATCATCTACACCACGGTCGGCGGTTTCCGTGCCGTCGTGCTGACCGATATGATACAGGGACTGATGATGCTCTTCGCCTCTGTCGCGATATTGGCAGCAGTCATAACAGCAGGCGGAGGCGTTGCCCGCATAATGTCAACGCTGAAGTCTATAGACCCCGCGCTTATCACACCCAGCGGAGCAGGGGGCGCCATCCCAAAGCCGTTCATACTTTCTTTCTGGGTACTGGTCGGCTTCGGCATACTCGGCCTTCCGCAGACGACTCAAAAGTGTCTCGGCTACAGGGATTCAAAGTCGATGCATAACGCGATGATAATAGGCACATTTGTCGTTGGCTTCACGATGCTCTCCATGCACCTCGTAGGAGCGATGGGGCGTGCCGTGCTGCCGGACATAGAGGTCGGAGACCTCGCTGTCCCAACTCTGACGCTGCGCCTTCTGTCGCCCTTCTGGGCCGGCATATTCATAGCGGGGCCGTTGGCAGCGATCATGTCCACCGTAGACTCCATGCTCATAATGTGCTCCGCCGCAATAGTAAAAGACCTATATTTTTATTACATAGCCAAGAACGACACCTCGCTGCTCACGCCGAGAAAAGTGCGCAGGATGAGCCTGGCGGTAACCAGCATAGTGGGTATCCTGGTGTTCTTTGCCGCAATGAAGCCGCCGTCCCTTTTGGTCTGGATAAACCTCTTCGCGTTCGGCGGACTTGAGGCCGTTTTTTTCTGCCCGACTATATTCGGCTTATATTGGAAACGCGCGAACTCCACAGGGGCGATTATGTCTATGGCTGCCGGATCCGCCTCTTTTTTCTGGTTCAACATAACAAAGACGAGCATTGGAG
Above is a window of Synergistaceae bacterium DNA encoding:
- the panF gene encoding sodium/pantothenate symporter, with the protein product MTDRVQMVIPLILYLVFIMGIAVWGSSISNKKKDTSGFMEEYFIGSRSMGGFVLAMAIITTYTSASSFIGGPGVAYKVGLGWILLSMIQVPTAFLTLGVLGTRFAIIARRTKSVTITDFLRARYHSDIVVIFASVALLVFFMASMLAQFIGGARLFESVTGYSYQTGLLIFGLTVIIYTTVGGFRAVVLTDMIQGLMMLFASVAILAAVITAGGGVARIMSTLKSIDPALITPSGAGGAIPKPFILSFWVLVGFGILGLPQTTQKCLGYRDSKSMHNAMIIGTFVVGFTMLSMHLVGAMGRAVLPDIEVGDLAVPTLTLRLLSPFWAGIFIAGPLAAIMSTVDSMLIMCSAAIVKDLYFYYIAKNDTSLLTPRKVRRMSLAVTSIVGILVFFAAMKPPSLLVWINLFAFGGLEAVFFCPTIFGLYWKRANSTGAIMSMAAGSASFFWFNITKTSIGGTTAIVPALSIAAALFIAGSLIGRQEDPEVLKIFDL